The following are encoded together in the Triticum dicoccoides isolate Atlit2015 ecotype Zavitan chromosome 6B, WEW_v2.0, whole genome shotgun sequence genome:
- the LOC119322117 gene encoding DIS3-like exonuclease 2, producing the protein MRATGEHAAAIPVRASPSPSPPPHTEDDAERRRRRRPARRPKQATPPPQVDAAGPSPCRSMPPMRADSRLDAVALAEAAGTSRSCPLLPTPSRVEARGPVVGTGGGAPRRLFFPPYWPEQVVEDALKRGNVFSGKFRVNAHNRNEAYCTIDGIPVDVLITGPAQNRAIEGDVVAITLDPVVYWTRMKGQNIACNPATGGVSVAREVSETNGNHSLKKGQADASCRFEKCSNGQPVPDRMHNHHKNSGFSQAVICENGHATVPVNYENLDEAKTEFARALQRICSVIYNHPSRRPTGKVVSVIKKSPRRSTVVGFVAPFSDFPDGEQRNQMTVQGSKRMNHISSSIFTGLVQILPTDPKFPQMIVSISTLSDGIKQRLKEGDTTIWKELVAAQIDEWNEESPYPWACVVQFLGKGGQVETHMDAILFENAISDVEFSPQSMACLPDTCWKIPQEELAARKDLRNVLTLTIDPPTASDLDDAISIETLSGGIVRIGVHIADVSYFVHPETALDAEAQIRSTSVYTLRRKVSMLPSRLSEELVSLNPGVDRLAFSVIWDIDPHGSIVNRWIGHTIIFSCCKLSYDLVQDLISSDSSQFRSAAASLQVHGMFKHEDVIKSLRCLYEISKNLKDIRFKGGALSLDTSKPTILFDEDGAPCDSYRYKRNDACFIVEELMLLANMSAAEVISNAFPDCALLRRHPEPNPRKLKEFEAFCAKNGFGLDSSSSGQLHLSICRIKEELQDDPVMFDILMFYASKQMQSAEYFCTGDLISKKDDWAHYALSIPLYTHFTSPLRRYPDIIVHRTLNAVIEAEQMYLKQRKISTGRNGVKATSCEVVSRCFTGLQFSKDAAESKEGREALSAAAKKFKVPNSEDLGEAAEHCNERKWASRRAEEAGQKLYMWALLKRNETLVSNARVLGLGPRFMSVYVPKLSMERRIYYDEVEGLSTEWLEATGTLVLDACRNKPQKRGGQFRCSRAIEEVAVVVNPSDLMLPEDRDESGATETTVDSVLLSDEAVKLEVAPAVLPMVISYLSDIPVVLHAIGGEDCPVDIGVRLYLSSYFK; encoded by the exons ATGAGGGCCACCGGAGAGCACGCCGCCGCCATCCCCGTCCgcgcgtcgccgtcgccgtcgccgccgccccacaCGGAGGACGACGCCGAGCGGAGGCGCCGACGCCGGCCCGCGCGCCGCCCCAAGCAGGCCACCCCGCCCCCGCAGGTCGACGCGGCGGGTCCGAGCCCCTGCAGATCGATGCCGCCCATGCGCGCCGACTCCCGGCTCGACGCCGTGGCGCTGGCCGAGGCGGCCGGGACGAGCCGGTCCTGCCCCCTGCTGCCCACGCCGTCCCGCGTGGAGGCGCGCGGTCCGGTGGTGGGGACGGGCGGGGGAGCTCCCAGGAGGCTCTTCTTCCCGCCCTACTGGCCCGAGCAGGTCGTGGAGGACGCCCTCAAG AGAGGGAATGTCTTCTCGGGGAAGTTCCGCGTGAATGCTCACAACCGAAACGAG GCGTACTGCACGATCGATGGCATCCCTGTGGATGTTCTCATTACTGGGCCGGCGCAAAACCGAGCA ATTGAAGGTGATGTTGTTGCCATCACATTGGATCCTGTTGTTTACTGGACTAGAATGAAAGGGCAGAACATTGCATGCAACCCTGCCACTGGAGGAGTTTCTGTTGCTCGGGAAGTTAGTGAAACAAACGGGAACCATAGTTTGAAGAAAGGACAGGCAGATGCCAGCTGCAGGTTTGAAAAGTGCAGTAATGGCCAACCTGTTCCGGACAGGATGCATAACCATCACAAGAACAGTGGTTTTAGTCAAGCTGTTATTTGTGAAAATGGGCATGCTACTGTCCCAGTGAATTATGAAAACCTGGATGAAGCTAAGACCGAGTTTGCAAGAGCATTACAGAGGATCTGTTCTGTGATATACAATCACCCAAGCAGACGCCCTACCGGGAAAGTAGTATCTGTCATAAAGAAGTCTCCTCGCCGTAGTACTGTTGTAGGTTTCGTTGCTCCTTTCTCAGATTTCCCCGATGGAGAGCAGAGAAATCAGATGACTGTGCAGGGTTCCAAGAGGATGAACCATATATCATCCTCAATTTTCACGGGCTTGGTTCAAATCTTGCCTACTGATCCCAAGTTCCCGCAGATGATTGTTAGTATCAGCACTTTGTCAGATGGTATCAAACAGAGGCTGAAAGAAGGTGATACAACTATTTGGAAGGAATTAGTTGCTGCACAGATTGATGAATGGAATGAGGAAAGTCCCTATCCCTGGGCTTGTGTCGTACAGTTCTTGGGAAAGGGTGGACAGGTTGAAACACATATGGATGCTATACTGTTTGAGAATGCAATATCTGATGTTGAATTTTCCCCTCAGTCCATGGCATGTCTCCCTGACACTTGCTGGAAGATTCCGCAAGAAGAACTTGCAGCAAGAAAGGATCTGAGAAATGTTTTGACCTTAACAATAGACCCTCCTACTGCTtcggatcttgatgatgcaatatcTATTGAGACACTTTCTGGAGGAATTGTCCGTATTGGGGTCCATATTGCGGATGTTTCTTACTTCGTTCATCCAGAGACTGCATTAGATGCTGAGGCTCAGATTCGGTCTACCAGTGTTTACACCTTGCGACGTAAAGTATCAATGTTGCCTTCAAGACTTTCAGAAGAACTAGTTTCGCTTAATCCTGGGGTAGACAGGCTTGCCTTTTCAGTTATTTGGGACATTGATCCTCATGGCAGCATAGTTAATCGCTGGATTGGTCATACCATTATCTTTTCATGCTGCAAGCTGTCATATGATCTCGTGCAAGATCTGATTTCTAGTGATTCGAGCCAGTTTAGATCTGCAGCTGCATCTCTTCAAGTGCATGGCATGTTTAAACATGAGGATGTTATAAAGTCTCTTCGATGCCTCTATGAGATCTCGAAAAATCTGAAGGATATTAGATTCAAGGGTGGAGCTCTTTCTCTTGACACTTCAAAGCCCACGATCCTATTTGATGAAGATGGGGCTCCATGCGATAGCTATCGCTATAAAAGGAATGATGCATGTTTCATTGTCGAGGAGTTGATGTTGTTGGCAAATATGTCAGCTGCAGAAGTTATATCCAATGCATTCCCTGATTGTGCTTTACTTCGTAGGCATCCTGAACCTAATCCACGGAAGCTGAAAGAATTTGAGGCATTTTGTGCTAAAAATGGGTTTGGATTGGATTCTTCATCATCCGGTCAACTTCATCTTTCAATTTGCAGAATAAAGGAAGAGTTGCAAGATGATCCTGTTATGTTTGATATTCTCATGTTTTATGCTTCAAAGCAAATGCAGTCTGCAGAATACTTTTGCACAGGGGACCTGATAAGCAAGAAGGATGATTGGGCTCATTATGCGCTAtctatccctttatatacacacttCACTTCACCACTTCGAAGGTATCCTGATATAATCGTTCACAGGACACTGAATGCAGTAATTGAGGCTGAACAGATGTATCTGAAGCAAAGGAAAATATCCACTGGGCGGAATGGAGTGAAAGCTACATCTTGTGAAGTTGTGAGTAGATGCTTTACAGGCCTTCAATTTAGTAAGGATGCTGCTGAATCCAAAGAAGGGAGAGAAGCACTGTCTGCTGCAGCTAAGAAGTTTAAGGTCCCCAACTCTGAAGATCTTGGGGAGGCTGCTGAACACTGTAATGAAAGGAAGTGGGCCAGTCGCCGTGCAGAAGAAGCTGGACAAAAGCTCTACATGTGGGCTCTACTAAAGAGGAATGAG ACCCTGGTCTCCAATGCTAGAGTACTGGGGCTTGGACCAAGGTTCATGTCAGTTTATGTGCCCAAACTCTCG ATGGAACGGAGGATATACTATGATGAAGTTGAGGGATTATCTACTGAATGGTTGGAAGCCACTGGAACCTTGGTGCTTGATGCATGCAGGAATAAGCCCCAAAAGAGGGGAGGCCAGTTCAGATGCAGTAGAGCAATTGAGGAAGTCGCGGTGGTGGTGAACCCATCCGATCTAATGTTACCTGAAGACAGAGACGAATCAGGAGCAACTGAGACTACTGTGGACTCAGTTTTGCTAAGCGATGAGGCAGTGAAACTTGAAGTTGCCCCAGCGGTTCTGCCCATGGTGATAAGCTACCTGAGCGACATCCCCGTGGTTCTTCATGCAATTGGTGGCGAGGATTGTCCGGTGGACATCGGAGTAAGACTATACTTGTCGTCATACTTCAAGTGA